In Ischnura elegans chromosome 9, ioIscEleg1.1, whole genome shotgun sequence, the following proteins share a genomic window:
- the LOC124165890 gene encoding uncharacterized protein K02A2.6-like — MSNKQVEGIGGPTWSIPQQFSFVAEDWPRWSRRFERYRRASGLAKKPEDEQVDALIYAMGDDADDILSSFNLSAEEEKKYSIVFGKFEEHFVPKVNIIYERARFNKRLQGETEKVEEFVRNLHILAKNCKFGTLREELVRDRLVVGLRNAKLSEALQLDPELTLERAVTKARQAEDVHRQQTLIRSNSGEDKTVHSQARGSEVDVVRKKAPRHQKASTSTAALPDQMKVSGRKCPRCGKTPQHAFARCPARQSACALCKKKGHWAAVCRTKAVAEIDKRLPGEDDHFFLGSISTGEEPWRVSLVIGNQEIPFKVDTGADVTVIGAELFKTLKGIQLENTTTFLRGPNRSRLQAKGKFRSLLRWKDRVYEDEIFVVNGVEDALLGRPAISSLGILTWLREITTGHPEENYQELFRGLGRMPKPYVIRIKDEAVPYAVSTPRRVPLPLRDKVEKEIKKMVGEGIITAVEEPTEWCAPMVVVPKADGGVRICVDFTKLNKCIRKEQHELPTVDECLTLMKASEAKIFTKLDACRGYYQIPLERECRPLTTFITPFGRYCFNRMPMGLSSAGEHFQRRMSEALTGLKGVVNVMDDILVFAATQPEHDVRLNAVLQRLRENGITLNREKCRFRVAETKFLGHVISAEDGIKPDPEKITAIEKLPQPETVAEIRRFLGIVHYHLKFLPHLADVTQPLRELMREKEPLPWAATHTKAFQEIKQRLTSATSLAMYETNRPTRVLADSSSYGLGATLEQRQSDGDWRAVCFASRTLTDTERRYAQLEKEVLALTWACEKLANYLVGKKFLLCTDHKPLVALLGAKPLSELSARVQRFRMRLMRFDYEVIYVPGKKLYTPDALSLSPISKTPKEGDILTDEDVELYVEAVKADLPMSDKLMKEVLKAQREDERTRRITKYVKEGWPRKEKLLLEDTSFYHERANLSLLDGLLVKGTRVYIPESWRKEILSRIHEGHLGISKCRRRMQQSVWWPGASHQILEMISKCPECLERRPSRVEPLRPTETPARPWQMVGMDIFHSRGREYLVIVDYFSKYPEVAYLENTRATNVIAKIKSIFARHGIPQVVRTDNGPPFGGREFQEFANKYGMEVVTSSPYYPKSNGLAEAAVKTVKNILAKERDPWLGFLAYRASPMESGYSPAELLMGRKLRTTLPFHPTKLNPKWPSLTVLRDKNKVIAERQKRNYDRRHRTKELPLLPAGATVWVRDRREYGTVVGESGHPRSYLIETGSGVIRRNWVALTLAERQPSISSDYEAFFPDLESTAKSHSPPGTGVFRTRYGRLVRPPQRYTP; from the exons ATGTCGAATAAGCAAGTCGAAGGGATAGGAGGTCCTACCTGGTCCATAC CCCAGCAGTTTTCCTTCGTGGCGGAAGATTGGCCAAGATGGAGTCGACGGTTCGAGAGGTACAGACGAGCTTCTGGACTCGCCAAAAAGCCAGAAGATGAGCAAGTCGACGCATTGATTTATGCAATGGGTGACGACGCGGACGATATACTATCATCCTTCAACCTATCggcggaagaagaaaagaagtacagtatcgtgtttggaaagtttgaagagcattttgtcccgaaggtaaatataatttacgaacGTGCCCGTTTCAACAAGCGACTGCAAGGAGAGACCGAAAAGGTGGAAGAATTCGTTCGTAATCTGCATATTCTCgctaaaaactgtaaatttggCACCCTGCGTGAAGAATTGGTGAGGGACCGTCTGGTAGTTGGTTTACGGAACGCCAAGTTGTCCGAAGCCCTACAATTGGATCCGGAGCTTACGCTGGAGAGAGCCGTTACAAAGGCGAGGCAAGCAGAAGACGTGCACAGGCAACAGACGCTGATAAGGAGTAACTCAGGGGAAGATAAAACAGTCCACTCGCAGGCACGAGGATCTGAGGTGGACGTGGTGCGGAAGAAGGCTCCACGGCACCAGAAGGCATCGACGTCAACAGCCGCCCTACCCGACCAAATGAAGGTGAGTGGTCGCAAATGTCCACGGTGCGGGAAAACGCCGCAGCACGCTTTCGCACGATGTCCGGCGCGTCAATCTGCGTGCGCCCTTTGTAAAAAGAAAGGACATTGGGCAGCAGTTTGCAGAACGAAGGCGGTTGCTGAAATTGACAAGCGGCTACCGGGTGAAGACGACCATTTCTTTTTGGGAAGCATTTCGACGGGAGAAGAACCATGGAGGGTCTCACTCGTCATCGGTAACCAAGAAATCCCCTTCAAAGTCGACACAGGCGCGGATGTCACTGTCATCGGCGCCGAATTATTTAAAACGTTGAAGGGAATACAACTCGAAAACACCACAACATTCCTCCGCGGCCCAAATCGAAGCAGATTGCAGGCCAAAGGAAAATTCCGGTCACTTCTACGTTGGAAGGATCGCGTGTACGAGGACGAGATTTTCGTGGTGAATGGAGTTGAAGATGCGCTCTTGGGACGTCCAGCTATATCATCCCTGGGAATTTTGACTTGGCTGCGAGAAATAACAACTGGCCATCCGGAAGAAAATTACCAGGAACTTTTTCGTGGGCTAGGAAGAATGCCGAAACCTTACGTCATTCGCATCAAGGATGAAGCCGTGCCCTATGCGGTATCTACGCCGAGAAGAGTGCCCTTGCCATTGAGAGATAAGGTTgagaaagaaatcaagaaaatggtggGGGAAGGAATAATAACGGCGGTAGAAGAGCCGACGGAGTGGTGCGCGCCCATGGTAGTAGTGCCTAAAGCAGACGGAGGAGTTCGAATATGTGTAGAtttcactaaattaaataaatgcattcggaaAGAACAGCACGAACTGCCAACCGTGGATGAATGTCTAACACTGATGAAGGCTtcagaagcgaaaattttcacaaaattggatgCTTGCAGAGGATACTACCAAATACCGCTAGAGAGGGAATGCCGTCCGCTGACTACTTTCATTACCCCTTTTGGAAGGTATTGTTTTAACCGGATGCCGATGGGATTATCTTCAGCTGGagagcattttcaaagacgaatGTCTGAAGCATTGACGGGGTTAAAGGGAGTAGTCAACGTTATGGATGACATACTCGTATTTGCAGCGACGCAGCCGGAGCACGACGTGAGATTGAACGCCGTCCTCCAGCGTCTTAGAGAAAATGGGATCACGTTGAATCGCGAGAAATGCCGATTTCGGGTCGCAGAGACAAAATTCTTAGGTCATGTCATATCGGCCGAGGATGGAATCAAGCCAGatcctgaaaaaattacggcaataGAGAAATTGCCGCAGCCCGAAACGGTAGCAGAAATACGTCGATTTCTTGGAATTGTGCATTATCATCTGAAATTTCTCCCTCACTTGGCGGATGTTACCCAACCGTTGAGAGAGCTGATGAGGGAAAAAGAGCCTTTGCCATGGGCTGCTACGCACACCAAAGCTTTCCAAGAAATCAAGCAAAGATTAACTAGTGCCACATCATTAGCCATGTACGAGACAAATCGACCGACAAGAGTATTAGCCGACTCATCGTCATATGGATTGGGAGCTACACTAGAGCAGCGGCAGTCAGATGGTGATTGGAGAGCGGTATGTTTTGCGTCACGGACGTTGACAGATACCGAAAGACGCTACGCCCAATTGGAAAAGGAGGTATTAGCGCTTACCTGGGCgtgtgaaaaattagcaaattatttagtAGGCAAGAAATTTCTTCTATGTACGGATCATAAACCACTCGTGGCACTATTGGGAGCAAAACCCCTCAGCGAATTGTCCGCCAGAGTGCAGCGTTTCCGTATGCGCCTCATGCGTTTCGACTATGAGGTAATTTATGTTCCCGGAAAGAAATTGTATACGCCAGATGCTCTCTCACTATCACCAATCTCCAAAACCCCAAAAGAAGGCGATATTCTCACCGATGAAGACGTGGAATTGTACGTCGAAGCTGTGAAAGCGGATTTACCAATGAGCGACAAACTCATGAAGGAAGTGTTGAAAGCGCAACGAGAAGATGAAAGAACTCGACGAATAACTAAGTATGTGAAAGAAGGCTGGCCACGTAAAGAGAAACTGCTGTTGGAGGATACCAGCTTCTACCACGAACGAGCAAATCTTTCCCTCCTTGACGGGCTACTAGTCAAGGGGACCAGGGTTTACATCCCGGAATCATGGAGGAAAGAGATATTGAGCCGTATCCACGAAGGTCATCTAGGTATTTCAAAGTGCCGGAGGCGGATGCAGCAGTCGGTGTGGTGGCCAGGAGCATCCCATCAAATACTGGAAATGATAAGCAAGTGCCCGGAATGTCTCGAACGTCGTCCATCGCGAGTAGAGCCGTTGAGACCTACGGAGACACCGGCACGGCCCTGGCAGAtggtgggaatggatatttttcatagcagaggGCGTGAGTACTTAGTCATCGTAGACTACTTTTCAAAATACCCTGAAGTCGCGTATTTGGAAAATACGCGGGCCACGAACGtgatagcgaaaataaaatcaatattcgcACGTCACGGAATCCCACAAGTAGTCCGAACGGACAATGGGCCACCGTTTGGAGGAAGAGAGTTCCAGGAATTCGCGAACAAATACGGAATGGAGGTCGTAACTAGCAGTCCCTACTACCCAAAGAGTAATGGACTAGCGGAAGCAGCGGTGAAAACGGTAAAAAACATACTGGCGAAAGAAAGAGACCCGTGGTTGGGGTTTCTTGCATACCGTGCATCGCCCATGGAGTCGGGGTATTCCCCAGCGGAACTACTAATGGGACGTAAGCTGAGAACGACTTTGCCATTTCATCCTACGAAGTTGAATCCCAAATGGCCCAGCCTCACGGTCCTACGGGATAAGAATAAGGTCATCGCGGAGAGACAGAAGAGGAACTACGACCGACGACACCGGACGAAAGAACTACCCCTATTGCCTGCGGGAGCCACCGTTTGGGTGAGAGATCGTCGGGAGTATGGAACGGTTGTCGGAGAGTCGGGCCATCCCCGGTCCTATCTCATTGAGACGGGTAGTGGAGTCATCAGGAGGAATTGGGTGGCGCTGACATTAGCTGAACGGCAGCCGAGTATTTCGAGTGATTATGAAGCATTTTTTCCAGACCTCGAGTCTACAGCGAAGAGCCACAGCCCACCAGGGACGGGAGTATTCAGGACGAGATACGGACGACTTGTGCGTCCCCCTCAACGATACACTCCTTAG